One window from the genome of Pseudomonadota bacterium encodes:
- the trxB gene encoding thioredoxin-disulfide reductase: protein MADYQLIIVGGGPTGLTAGLYASRSRIKTLLLEKGVPGGQVLNTDWIDNYPGFPDGIAGHELVEKMVAQAARFELETRSGAEVVSMDLAGPVKKISLAGGEVLTADAVILATGARPGKLNVPGEAENAGKGVSYCATCDGPFFRNQEIAVVGGGNTAIQEAVYLTKFASKVTVIHRRDELRATKIVQEQAFANDKIEFVWNSVVTSIDGKNGVEEISLRDNDGKESRLSVYGIFILVGTIPNNEMLPLDQLAMEDGFIITDREMRTNLKGVMAAGDIVSKDVRQVINGAGEGAVAAMSAEHFLSTLG from the coding sequence ATGGCAGATTATCAACTCATCATTGTAGGTGGCGGCCCGACAGGATTAACGGCGGGTCTTTATGCATCCCGATCCAGAATCAAAACTCTTCTTCTGGAAAAAGGTGTTCCCGGCGGTCAGGTCCTGAATACCGACTGGATCGACAACTATCCCGGTTTTCCCGATGGGATTGCCGGCCATGAACTGGTTGAGAAGATGGTCGCCCAGGCGGCCCGCTTTGAGCTTGAAACCAGATCCGGAGCCGAGGTCGTGTCGATGGATCTGGCCGGGCCGGTTAAGAAGATCTCGCTTGCCGGTGGTGAAGTTCTTACCGCCGATGCTGTGATTCTGGCCACAGGCGCCAGGCCGGGCAAGCTCAATGTCCCCGGAGAGGCTGAAAATGCCGGAAAAGGGGTTTCCTACTGCGCGACCTGCGACGGTCCTTTTTTCCGGAATCAGGAAATTGCGGTGGTCGGAGGTGGCAATACCGCGATTCAGGAGGCCGTGTATCTGACCAAGTTTGCCAGCAAGGTCACCGTGATCCATAGGCGGGACGAGCTCCGGGCGACCAAGATTGTTCAGGAGCAGGCCTTTGCCAATGACAAGATTGAATTTGTCTGGAACTCGGTGGTGACCTCAATCGATGGCAAGAACGGGGTGGAGGAGATCTCCCTGCGTGATAATGACGGCAAGGAGTCGAGACTTTCGGTTTACGGAATCTTCATTCTGGTCGGGACAATTCCGAACAACGAGATGCTGCCGCTGGACCAGCTCGCCATGGAAGACGGGTTTATTATCACCGACCGGGAAATGCGCACCAATCTGAAAGGGGTCATGGCGGCCGGCGATATTGTCAGCAAGGATGTCCGCCAGGTCATTAACGGTGCCGGCGAAGGC